The following proteins come from a genomic window of Macrobrachium nipponense isolate FS-2020 chromosome 18, ASM1510439v2, whole genome shotgun sequence:
- the LOC135197042 gene encoding transcription initiation factor IIB-like codes for MSSSDRALINAFREIANMADKINLPKAIVDRANVLFKQVHDGKNLKGRSNDAIASASLYIACRQEGVPRTFKEICAVSKISKKEIGRCFKLILKALETQVDLITTGDFMSRFCSNLGLPASVQKGATHIARKAVDLDIVPGRSPISVAAAAIYMASQASEDKKTQKEIGDIAGVADVTIRQSYKLMYPKAKELFPEDFKFVTPVDQLPQL; via the exons aTGAGCAGTTCAGACAGAGCCCTCATTAATGCTTTCAGGGAAATAGCCAACATGGCAGACAAGATCAATCTTCCAAAAGCTATTGTAGACAGGGCTAATGTTCTCTTTAAACAA GTCCATGATGGGAAAAACCTTAAAGGACGTAGTAATGATGCCATTGCTTCAGCATCTCTTTATATTGCATGTCGACAAGAAGGAGTCCCTCGTACATTCAAG GAAATTTGTGCTGTAAGTAAGATAAGCAAGAAGGAAATTGGCCGTTGTTTCAAATTGATTTTGAAAGCTTTGGAAACTCAGGTTGACCTTATTACCACTGGAGATTTCATGTCAAGATTTTGTTCTAACTTGGGTCTGCCAGCTTCAGTCCAAAAGGGCGCCACTCATATAGCAAGAAAAGCTGTTGATTTGGATATTGTTCCTGGAAGATCACCCATCTCTGTAGCTGCAGCAGCCATTTACATGGCATCACAG GCCTCAGAAGATAAGAAAACGCAAAAGGAAATCGGTGACATAGCAGGTGTTGCTGATGTGACCATAAGACAGTCTTACAAACTAATGTACCCAAAAGCTAAAGAGCTCTTTCCAGAGGATTTCAAGTTTGTCACACCAGTCGATCAGCTTCCACAACTATAA